ATGTCATCTGGACGAGTTCAGGATTTGGTGGCTCTTCGATGGTCACCATCCGCGGTTCCAGCGCCATGCCACATGCAGGACAGCAGCCTGGTTCATCGCGCACGATGTCTGCGTGCATCGGGCAAACATATTCTGTTTTGGTGGTAGGAGCAGTTGCTCTGAGAGGCTCCAACGCCATGCCGCATGCAGGACAGGGGCCTGGCACTGGCTGCCGAACGTCTGGGTCCATCGGGCATGTATACTCGACACCGCTGGCGGCAACCGGCGCTTGAGGCTTCACGCTGAGCGTAACCATCGCCTGCGTCGCCGCCGTCTCTGAGAGATATCTTTCGGGTGCGCTGCGAAACTTTTCCAAACAGCCTGGGTGACAGAAGTAGTACGTTGTGCCTGCGTGCTCACAAGAGCCTGCGGCCGTCGTTGGGTCCACCATCATGCCGCACACCGGGTCTCGTTGGGTTTTATTACTTGCGGCAGGTTGGGTAGGCGGCTTGTTCAACACGGTGAGCTTTTTCCCCGATGAGTTCATCGTTTTGTCCCTCTCGCCTTTTGTCATGACGGCATACCACACAGCCAATAGCGGCGTATTGCAAGATTCATCGTTTTGTCCCTCTAGCCTTGTGTCATGAGTGATCTGCCATCCATTCGTTTTCTACCGTTTGCTACCGGTCTCATCTCCTTGGCCAGTACATCATGATCGTCACGCCTACAAGAGCAATCAATGCACCCACGACATCTACTTTATCTGGAATGATCCCGTCCACTTTCCATCCCCACAACAGGGCAAGGACGATGAAGAAGCCACCATAGGCAGCATAGACACGGCCAAAGTGCGCCGGCTGGAACGTCGGCACAACGCCATAGAGAACCAGTGCGACCGCGCCGGCCACTGCGTATCCAATTCCTTTGTTGCCACGCAACCATAGCCACACGAGATACCCGCCGCCGATTTCACACAATCCGGCCAGCAGGAAGAAAAAGACTGATTGAGCAATGTTCACCGCGCCTCCTTCAAACGTTGTTCGTGGTTGAACATTCTACTGGGCAGCGGACATCCGGCGCAAAGCCGCCGTGGCCGAACCGGTCGGTCGGCGCGGGCAGCCTTGCGCCGAACAATTCAGGGCACTCGTTCGACTGTCTTCACGTGGATGCCGGTCAATCCGCCCTTGCTGTAGAGCCGGCCTGTCACTTTGACTTTTTCGGCAATGAAATCTTTCAGCTTGGCGTTGGGATTGGTGTGATCCACCGGCAACGAGATGTAGACCTTCTCTGTTTTCTCTTCCAAGACAGCGAGCGAGATGCCTTGTTTGACACACTGCTCAGCGCATTGGCGATGTTCTCGGCCTTTGGCGTTGTGAGCCAGGTAGCAGACCGGATCAATCACTTCACCAATGATTGTCACGTCCTTACTCTCACCGGAACCATGACGCGAGTGCTGCGCCTGGGCTCCGATGACGCTCACGAGCGCCGCTATCAACAGAAGCAAAGTTCTTTTCCCAATCGAAATCCTTTTCATAAGCGAAGTTCTTTTCCCAATCGAAGTTCTTTTCATAAGCGAAATTCCTTTCATTGGTGCTCTCCTTTATCAAAGTTGTGTTGTGGATAAAAGTCCGAAGGATGCAAGCGAATCCAGAGGTAATCATAGACCGCTGCTGGCAGGTCTTGTTTCAGATCGAAGTTGAAGCGTCGCGTCGGTCCGCCCAGCTCGTTTTCATACGAGAGGATGTCGAGGCGGAAACGAGTTGGGTAGCCGATATGCTGGATGTCAGCGTAGCGCCAATAGCGTGAGTCGCTCGGTCGTGTTGCTGAGCGAAAGGTGATGTGGTCAGTAAAGATTTGCAACACGCCATGGCAGCCGCCGAACGTATGCAGATGTTTGACGGGAAGCTCAAATCGGGGGGCATCGTCGGCCTCCGGCAGGATGCTTGTGGCGATAGGACGGGTCGCGCGGTTCATCAATAGCGCGCTCACGTCTCGCGTAATGGCGCCTTGCCGCAACTTGAACCTGAAGACCCGATTGCGACCGAGTTTCAAGCTCTGGTCCTCATAGGTGGTAATTTCGATCAAGGTTGGCGACGGCACGACGATTTGTTCAATCTCATGATACGACCACGTTCTTGAATCCTTCCCCTGATCGGATTTGAACGCGATTGTCTCCGGTGTGATGGTTAATGTACCGTGACGATTCTGCAACCATCGCTGTAATTCCACGCGATATTCAAACGTTTGACCGGCGACGATCGCAGGCCAGCCGAGCACTATACCAGTCAGGATTAGAAGTCTCATACTCTTCATCGTGGTTCATTCCTTGATTCGTTCACCGACAGAGGCGCTGGCTGATACCAGCGATGGACGATTTTGACCTACCAGGATCGCTGCCAGCACGCTGGGCACATAGTTGATAGTCTCGCGGGGCAGAAGCCCGCTGGCGCTCAGTTGCCAGAAATCCTTGGCGCCGGTTTTTCGCAAGGCGCGCAGGATGCGATATTCTCCGGCATTGTAACCAGCCAGCGCCAATGGCCAATCGCCCAACAATTGGTATAAGTCGCGCAAGTATTGAGCGGCGGCGCGTGTGGATTTCTCTGGATGCTGCCGCTCGTCCTGCTGGGCGGATTGCCTCAATCCGTACTTCTTGGCCGTCGCTGGCATGAATTGCCACATGCCGTGAGCGCCGGCCACTGACCGCGCATAAGGATTGTAGGCGCTCTCGACCAATCCGACATAGATCAGCTCTTCTGGCACGCCTTCTTCTCGAAACACGCGCCGCATCATTGTCTCATAGCGAGCGAGTCGGTGCCAGGCAGCCTGCACGAGGCGCTGGCCTTTGCCTCGATAATGACGGACGAATGCCTGCACCTGCGGATGCGACGCCCAGTGCAATGGACGCTGATTCAACACAGGAAGCATGGTTGCAGCGTGATTGCTTGAACGAGTCAGTTCCAAGAAGAGGGCATGCAAGTCGGGTTGATAGAAAACCGCTTCTTCGCTATCCAGTATCAGCTCGCGCGCGTGCGCCCGTTGGCGAGCGGCTGCCTGATGCTCGCCTTGCCGGTCGAGCGCTTCGGCCTGCTGCCGCAACTCGTGGACGCGAGCCATCAGTTCGGCCATTTTGGCGCGTTGATCTATCTTGGCGTGCAGCTCATCGAGCATGGCCTGCGTTTCAGCCGGTAAGCTGCTCGGACGCTGCGCAGCTTGACTCGGCGTCGCCGCGGCCACCAGAGCGAGCCAGACAATCATCCCGCAACGCCGTGCGTGGATCATTGATTCGCCTCCAGCAACGCTGAAGTGATTTGATTGAACGTGACGAGCTGTCCGCCGTGCGCTTTCTGAAATGTTTCTGCGTCCGACTTCAATTTGAACGGAATCGCGCCTTCACCCATCGGCGTTTGCTGCTTGCTGCCAAACACATAAAAGGCTGTTTGCGCGTCAATCGCCGATTTGCTGTTGAAATCGTTCACCGTCATTCGGACGATGTTGGCTTTGTCTTTGTGATAATCGCTCGCTGTGTATTCAGCCGCGTTCAGGTAAAATTTCAGCATGTGTTGTGGCACATCAAATGAGACGACCGAACCATCTTTATACTCAATCCTGGCCATCCACTGAGGCGAAAAGTCGGCAAACATGTTGCAGACCGGGCAGGTTGGCCGATTGGCTTGTGGAGACGGCGTCACTGCCGCAGTAGGCTCATTGGGTGTGCCAGCCTGTTCTGGCTCAGCCGATCGTTGACACGCCGTCACTGTGACGACTATCAGCAGGCAAATTCCTAGCATGTTGCGCCAGGGGGATAGGACTCGTTTGATTGGCATAGATTCTCTCCTTTGTTCGATGATGCTCATGATCTCAGGCTTCAAAGTGGAGGCGCGCCCGACCCGTTGGCTTGTTTCTTGACATAGAAATGCCAGCGCCATTCATGATAGATAGCCGGGTAGACCACCAACTCCATGATGAACGACGTGATGATGCCGCCGATCATGGGAGCCGCGATTCGCTTCATCAGATCAGCGCCTGTGCCCGTCGCCCACATGATGGGCAGCAATCCGATGAAATCAACGGCGACTGTCATGAACTTCGGGCGCAGCCGCTTGACCGCCCCTTCGATAATAGCTTCACGCAAGTGTTCTTTCGTCTTCATCAGACCCATTTGGAGTCGTTTCTTGTAAGACAATTCCAAGTAAAGCAGCATGAAGACGCCTGTTTCCGCATCCACGCCGAGCAACGCGATCAATCCAACCCAGACGGCGATGCTCAGGTTGTAATCGAGCGCGTAAAGCAACCAGATAGCGCCGACCGCCGAGAACGGCACGGCCAGAAATACGATCAGCGTTTGCGCCAGCGATTTGGTGTTGAAATAAACCAGCACGAAGATGATCACCAGCGTGATCGGCACGAGCACCCAGAGGCGTTGCTCAACGCGCTGCATGTTTTCATACTGGCCGCTCCACCGGAGCGTGTACCCTGGCGGCAATTGAACAGCTTGATTGACCGCCCGTTTGGCGTCTTCCACGTAACGGCCGACATCGCGCCCAGCGACGTCCACGTAGACGTATCCGCTCAGGCGGCCGTTTTCATTGCGGATCATGCCGGGGCCAGATAACAACTTGATCTCGGCCAGTTGAGCCATAGGAATTTGCCCGCCATCCATTGTTGGCACAAGCACGCGGTTGAGCCGGTCAACGGTGCTGCGGTAATCGCGCAAGTACCGAACATTGATCGGATACCGCTCGCGGCCTTCAATGGTCGTGCTGATATTTTCGCCCCCGATAGCCGACAGCACGGTTGTTTCCGCCTGAGCGATGGTCAATCCATAGCGGGCCAATTCTTCACGCTTGAACTGAAAGTCGAGGAAGTAGCCGCCGGTTGTGCGTTCAGCAAACGCGCTGGCCGTGCCGGGCACGTGTTTGAGCGTCGCTTCAATTTGCCGGCCGATCTGTTCAATCGTCTGCAGGTCGGAACCGAGAATCTTAATGCCGACCGGCGTGCGCACGCCGGTCGAAAGCATGTCAATTCGACCCTTGATAGGCATCGTCCACGCGTTGACGACGCCGGGAAACTGCATAGCTTCATTCAAGCCGCCTGGACCGTAGATCAGTTCCTGCGTGCTTTTATGGTCCGGCCAAGCTCGCCGCAGTACGCTTTGCAACCACGCGGGCGCCCACTCGGAGTACCACCGCGGCTGTTTGGGCCATTCCGATTGAGGCTTGAGCAGCACGGTGGTTTCCATCATGGAGAACGGCGCCGGATCGGTTGCCGTCTCGGCGCGTCCGGCTTTGCCAAAGACGCGCTCGACTTCGGGAAACGATTTGAGCACACGATCCTGCGCCTGTAGCAACTTCTGCGCTTCGGTGACCGACAAGCCGGGCATCGTCGTGGGCATGTAAAGCAACACGCCTTCATCGAGCGGCGGCATGAATTCGGCGCCAAGGCGCCAATACACCGGGATCGTTGCCATAACGATCAATGCGGCTGCGCCAATCGTCATCCATTGATGGCGCATGACGAATTCTACGACGGGTTGATAGAGGCGCATGAGTCGGCGACTAATCGGATGATGCTCTTCGTCATGAATCTTGCCGACGACAAGAGCATTCACTACTCTGGCCAGCAGCCGCGGGCGAAACGCAAACGGCTTCATGTGCGTGAACAGCAACCGCACTGCTGGGTCCAGCGTGATGGCCAGCACCGCGGCAATCGCCATCGAGAAGTTTTTGGTATAGGCAAGCGGCTTGAACAAGCGACCCTCTTGCGCTTCCAACGCGAGCACGGGCACGAACGCCACCGCAATGACCAGCAGGGAATAGAAGCTGGGCGGGCCGACCTCTTTGACAGCACTAATCACCACCTCTTTGAAGTCTCCAGGACGACCGGCGGCCTCCCAATGCTCCAGCTTCTTGTGCGTTTGTTCAACAACGACAATTGAAGCATCCACCATCGCGCCGACAGCAATGATGATGCCGCCAAGCGACATGATGTTGGCGGTGATGTTCATCCCGTACATCGGAATGAATGAAATAATGACGGCAATCGGAATGGTGAGAATGGGAATAATCGCGCTGGGAATGTGCCACAGGAAGAGCAAGATGACCAGGCTCACCACCGTCAGCTCTTCGGTCAAGGCAGTGGTCAGCGTGTCAATCGAGCGCTCGATCAGTTCCGAGCGGTCATAGGTGGTGACGATCTTCACGCCGGGCGGCAGGCTCTTTTCAAGTTCACTGAGTCGCTCCTTGACGCGCTCGATGACATCCAGGGCGTTTTCGTTATAGCGCATGATGACAATCGCGCCGACCACTTCGCCTTGTCCGTCTAGTTCGGCGATGCCGCGGCGCAAGTCTGGCCCAAGCGTGATTGTGCCGAGCTGCTTGAGCAGAACCGGCGTGCCGGCGCGCGTATCGGCAGCCACAGCGATGTTCTCCAGATCGCGGAGTGAACGAATATAGCCGCGCCCTCGAATCATGTACTCGCGGCCTGAAAATTCGAGCAATCGCCCGCCAACGTCATTGTTGCTTTGACGAATTGCCGTCAGCACCTTGTCCAGCGGGATGCCATAAGCGGCCAGCGCGTTCGGGTCGAGGTTGACTTGGTATTGCCGAACGAACCCGCCGACCGGCGCCACTTCGGCGACGCCATCTACAGATTGAAGCTCATAGCGCAGATGCCAATCTTGCAACGAACGTAAGTCGGCCAGGCTGTGCCGGCCTGTAGTGTCAACCAGCGCGTATTGAAAAATCCAGCCAAGCGCCGTGGCGTCTTTGGCCAACTCCGTCTGCACGCCGTCGGGCAGCTTGGGTAGGATATTGCTTAGGTATTCCGCCGTTCGTGATCGCGCCCAATAGATGTCCGTGCCGTCTTCGAAGATCACGTAGACGTAGGAATAGCCGAAATCGGAGAAGCCGCGTATGTCTTTGACCTTGGGCACACCCAGCAATGAGCTGACAATCGGATAAGTGACCTGATCTTCCATGATGTCAGGGCTGCGATCCCAGCGTGAAAAGATGATGACCTGCGTATCAGACAGATCAGGAATCGCATCCAGCGCGATGTGCCGCATCGCGTGCAGGCCACCGAGCACAGCCAGGCCAACGCAAACGAAGACGAGGAACCGATTGTTAGCGCACAGTTCGATGATTCTGTTAATCATGACTGCTCACCTCTGATGCGTGGCATGTCCGGTGGCGCTCAACGCCGACTTCAAGCGGCTCTCAGCGTCAATCAGGAAATTACCGCTGGTCACGATTTTCTCGCCGAGTTTGAGACCGCTCAAGATGATGTACCGTTCGTTGACGCGCGGCCCCACCTGCACCGTGCGTGGTTCAAAATAGCCGCCCTCGTGCGCCACGAAGACGATCTGTTGCGTGCCGGAATCGAGCACCGCGTCTTGGGGCACCGAGAGCGGTCGGCCGTAATCAATCCGCAGTTGCACATTAGCGAACATCTCTGGCTTCAGTTTGAACTGCGGATTGGCAATAGCGATGCGGACCTTCAGCGTGCGGGTCGTCGCGTCCAGTTGTGGGTTGATATAGCTGACTCGGCCGTGAAACGTTTCACCGGGAAAATACGACAAGGTGATGGTGGCCGGCTGGCCGACGCGGATTTTCGACGCCTCATATTCATACACATCGGCCAGTACCCAGATCGTTGATTGGTCAGCAATGGTGTATAGCTCTGTGTCCGGCGTAATGCGCGCGCCGGTCAGCGCGTTGCGCGTCACCACGAATCCGGTGATGGGCGAATAAAGGGTCAGCGTCTTGGTGGGGGCGCCGCGCTGTTCGATCTCGTTGATTTGCGCGTCGGAGATGTCCCAGAGCCGTAGGCGTTCTCGCACGGCATCGTACAGCGACAGCGCGTTAGACGAAATCTCGCGCAACGGTGTGTCGCCCAGCAGCCGTTTGGCTTTGGCGGCGATCAACAATTCTTGTTGGGTTGCGACCAGTTCGGGGCTATACACATCCAGCAAGGGTTGACCTTTCTTGACCAGTTGCCCGACGAAGTCTACATGAACACGCTCGATGTAGCCCTCAAATTTGGCATAAACGCGCGATAGCTTCGATTCGTCGTAGGTGAGCCGGCCTACGGTGCGCACCAGCTCACTGAGTGGCTCGGCAGTGACTTCTCCATAGGTGACGCCGATCAGTTGTTGCTTGTAAGGCGTGATCTGAACGCTGCCGGGAGGCATCGGCTGCTCGGCCACGGCGCTCATTTCATGAGATGGAGCTTTCACCAGCGCCATGTTGCACACAGGGCAATCGCCCGGCCGCTCAGATGTGTAATCCGGGTGCATCGGACAATACCAGACTTCTTGTTGAGCTTGTTCCGTCGTGCGCTGCTGTGGTTCAGCTTTGACTAACGCCATGTTGCAGACGGGACAATCGCCCGGCTTATCAGTTCGGTAGTCCGGGTGCATGGGACAATACCAGATCTGATTGGCCGAGCGTGATGGTTGGACGCCGAATAATCGGCCTACTACTGTGTTTCGTAACCAATCCCGTCGAACATATCCGCCGATGGCCAGGCCGGCGATCAGGATCAACACGACGAGCCAGACCGTTCGTCTCAGTTTCTTTGTGGCGATCACCATACAGAGCCTCCTTTCACTTCGTCAGCTCCAGGCCAACGAAAACTTCCAGTCGAGCTAAGGCCTTCTGATATTCCACCAACGCTTCGTGATATTTCAGTTCGTAGTCAAGCAGCGTCGTCAGGTCGTCAATTAGCGTCAGGAAGTCAACTTTGCCCACCTGATAGTTGGCCACAGCCGATTCCAGCGATAACGTAGCTTGGGGAATGACGGCATGGCCATAGAGCTGCATGAGTCGTTCTGACGTGGTTGCAGCCAGGTAGGCGTCTTTCACGCGAAAGTAGAGGAGCGAGAGCAGATTGTCGCGTTGTTTTTGTGCGCCGGCCAGAGTGCTGGCCGCGCTATCCAGTTCCGGGCGCTGCCTGCGCCAGAAATAGAGCGGAATCTTCGCCTTCACCGATAAGCCGTACATCTCCGGCGTTGCCGCGCGATTGAAGTAGGTGAAGCCGACAGAAAAATCCGGGTAGAATTGCTTCCTGGCCAATTGCACAGCGTAGTGTTGCCGATCAATCTCTCGTTCTTGCGCCTTCAGTTCGGGAAAATTGCGACAGGCCAGTTGATAGAGTTCTTCCAGCGTGTAGCGCAACTCGGCTTTGTGCGCATGCGTGGTGACTGCCATGTGCGAGCCGGGCGGCCGGTAAAGCAACGTGTTCAATCGCGCCTCGGTGATGTCGTGCTGTTGTTTAAGCACGGTGAGCCGGTCAATGAGTTTGGAAATTTCTACCTGAGCTTTCAGCAAGTCTTGTTGATTGCCCTGACCGACGCGGTAGCGAGCATCGGCGATTTGCAGAAATTTTTGGAGCAGTTCTTTGTTTTTCTCTACGACGTTGATTGATTCCTCAATGTGGTAGAGGTCGTAGTAAGCGAGTTTGACGTCAGCGATGATCGCTCGGCGCGTTTGTTCGTAGTTCCACCACTCAGCCTCTGCTTCCATCGAAGCCATCCGCCCTTTCAGTTCGAGTTTGCCGGGGAAGGGAATGTCTTGTTCGATGCTAACGGCGCGCGCTGATGCAGGATCGCCCGATTGCAAGACCGGCGGTAATAGCTCACCCATCGTTTGAAACGTAATCGTTGGTTCGGGCAGCGTCTGCGCCGGCGCGATCATTGCCCGCTTGGCATCAACCAGACGTCGCGCTGCCTGAATCGCCGGGTGGCGCTCCAATGCTTCCTGAACGAGTTCGTCTAAGGTCGCCGGCGACGCCGTGCGCGGTGCATCGCTCGTCGGTGATTGAGCCGGCACAATCGTCCGGCTGACTGCAATGATAATGAACATCCATACGATTCGCGCTCTAAGCATATTCCATCCTCCAGTGGGAGTCCCAGTGGGAGTCAGCGATAAGAACTCATGCACAGGACTCAAGAAGCACCGGCTCAAGCATCAAGATTTGTGTGCCTGCGCTCAACGGCCTGCGCTGAGCGAGCTGCTCCTTGACGCAGGAACACACACGGGTTCCGACCGGCGTCCTGAGTGTGGCGTTTTTGGGCTTTTTAGATTCGGAGGATGGCCAGGCGCAAATAGGTTTGCGTCCCATCAGCAGAGGCCACGCCGGCGTTGAATATAGGTAACAGCCCGCGTGGTGAAAAGTCAGGTTGCTGAGTCACTCGTGCGAGCAGAGGAACTTGATCGGCCGTGTGAATGCACCGCGCAGACAACAGCGGTGGAACGTCGCCGGGTAATTTCGGCGATGCAGGTGAAACGATGCAGCAGGTCGCTTGCTTTGACCCGACACGCGAGGGCGTGTGTTCAGGTTGACACGCACCGCGCCATAGCGCTTGCATCTTCGGAGAAGGCGTTGGCTTCAGCAGTGTGCAGCAGCACAACATTGCCTGTGTCGGGCAAAGGGAGCGAGCGCACAGCACCGCTGCGCGTGCGCTGGCGCTGCCGATCAGCAGCAGCACGATCAATCCGATGGTGCGCTTCATCATCATAATGAGGCAGTTTGAGTGTAGCGGTCGCATGATAATCGCGTCAAGTAAAAGCTAGTAAAAAGGCACGGCCTGATTTGCATTGCGTTGCGCCGGAAGCGCAGCCGTTGAAAGTTGAAACGCTGCCCTCTGTGCGCGCGTGTGCCGGTGACCGTTCGTTTGCTTGACACTGGCAAATCCTGACCGTTATGATGGCCGTCACGGCAGGCGTATGGCAAAAGTATTCCCGTTTCAAGCGTGGCGATACAACCTGACAAAGGTCGGCGATGCCGCGCAGGTGATGACGCAACCTTACGATAAGATTTCGCCTGAGATGCAAGACCGTTACTACGAGCATCCCTACAACCTGGTCAGGATCATTCTGCCGAAAGCTTATCCAGACGATGATCCTCGCTCCAATGTCTATACGCGGTCGCTTCTCACTTATCGTCAATGGTTAGCCGAAGGCATCTTCGTTCAAGATGAGCAGCCGGCCTTCTACGTCTACTATCAACACTACCGCAGCCCTGATGGACGTGAGCGCGTGAGAAAAGGCTTCATCGGATTAGGCCAACTTGAAGATTACAGCGCCGGCATCATCTATCCGCATGAACGCACGATGATGGGGCCCAAGCTGGATCGGCTCAAACTGCTGCGGCTAACACGCGCTCACTTTGAATCGCTGTTCATGCTTTACCGTGACCCGCAACATCAGATTGAGCGGTTGCTGGATCAGCACATCGAGGATAAGCCGGCTCTGGCAGTGACCGATGAATATGGCGTCGTGCACCATCTCTGGGCGGTCACCGAGTCGTCCACACTGGCCCAAATACAGCGCCTGATGGATGACAAGTCCCTGATCATCGCCGACGGACATCATCGCTACGAAACGGCGTTGGCCTATCGCAACGAGCGACGCGAGGAAGGCGGGACACTGGGCCGCTGGCGCAGCTTTCACCGAGCCATGATGACATTCGTCAATGCCGATAGCGATGGCCTGACGATTCTGCCCACGCATCGGGTCATCACCTCAGACGTTGACTTTGATCTGCCGCGATTATTGGAATTTGCCAAAGAGCACTTCACGGTGGAGCCGGTCTCCAGCGCCGAGCAGTTGCAGTCAGCGATGCGCAACACATCAGAGCAAACCGTGATTGGACTCTATGCAGCCGAGACGAATGCTTTTTATCTGCTGCGCTACCTGGCTCAGCCAGGCTCGCTGGCACTCTTGAGCGACGTAAGCGCCCGGCAACGTCACCTTGATGTGTCAATTTTACATTCGTTGCTGCTTGAGCATGGCTTGGGCATTGCGCCTGACGACCTGGCGCAACGGCAATTGATTCGCTATGTCCGGGAGTTTGACGTGGCGATTGACATGGTCAAGGCGGGGCAGGGACGCGCGTGTTTCTTTTTGCGGCCAACCACGATTGAGCAAGTTTGCGACGTGGCATTGGCCGGTGAAGTTCTGCCGCAGAAATCAACCGATTTTTATCCAAAGCTGCTGTCGGGTCTCACCATCTACCGAATTGATTGAGTGACAGCGGAAGCCTTTGGCGCTATTGTCAATGGAGATCATCGGGTCTCACCATCTACCGAATTGATTGAGCAACCGACTGGCCGAAAGATTCATCGGAGAGCAGGCATCAATAATCAATACCTTTGGGGAAGGAGAACGAAAGCATGGCAAATTGCACCTCACCGTTTGCCCAACGAGTCACAATCAGCTTGATGGTGGTGTTGGTGATGACGTCGTCCGTCGCCACACAAACCAAAGTCAAACCCGGTTTCAATTTATTCAGCGTTCAGCAAGACGTTGAGTTTGGCCGAGAGGCAAGCAAGGAAATAGAGAAGCAAGTCCCGATTCTGGACGATGAGATCGCAACCCGTTACATTAGCCAGTTGGGGATGAATCTGGCCAGAAAGTCCACCATGCCGGATTTACCCTGGCAGTTCAAGCTGGTCAATTCGTCTGACGTTAACGCCTTTGCCTTGCCTGGTGGGTTCATCTATGTCAATCGCGGATTGATCGAAGCGGCGGAGACAGAAGGCCAACTGGTCGGCGTGCTGGGTCATGAGCTGGCGCACGTCACGCTTCGTCACGGCACAAATCAACTTTCCAAAGCGGTCTTGGCGCAGGGCGGTCTGGCCATCTTAGGTGGATCGCTGGGCAGCGGATGGGGCGCTGTGGCCGCTCGGTTGGGCGCTGAATTTGTGGTCGGCACATTGTTCCTCAAATTCGGGCGCACAGCAGAGACGCAAGCCGACATCATCGGCACGCAGTTGATGGCTGCGGCCGGTTACGATCCCTCCCAAATGGCTAAGATGTTTGAGCTATTGGGTAGACTGCGTGATAAAGAGCCAGGGCGATTGGAAGAGTTTTTCTCATCTCACCCCAACCCCGGCAATCGCGTCAAGCGCGTCAATGACGAGATCAAGAAGCTCCCGCCGGTCGTCAATCCGATCGTCACAACCAATGAGTTCATGCAGATTCGCGCTCGACTGAAAGCCATGCCGCCGGCGCCCAAGGTGATGCCGGGAAGCACCGGCGCAGGCAGGACGCCACCGCCGCCGTCACGCGAGCTGAGCGGCTATCGTCACCCGCACGGTTGGTACGAAATTGCTTATCCGTCCAACTGGAAAGTTGCCGAGGCCGAGAATAAACAGAGTGTGTTATTCGCTCCAGAAGGTGGCGTTCAACAGGGTGGCATGATTGTGTATGGCGCTGTGGTAGACCTATTCGAGCCGCAAGGCTCGCCACGCTCGTTGGAAGAAGCGACAGAGCAGTTAATCGCCAATCTGCGCAGGACCGATAGTTACTTACAGGTGGTCAGTGGCTCGCAACGCCGTCAGCGCATCAATGGCATTGATACATTGCTGGTCGTGCTGGAAGGGCGACCGCCGCAGCAAAATTATCAAGAGCGCGTGACATTGGTGGTGCGATGGCTCGGTCGTGAACTCATTTTCCTGGCTTGTGTCTCACCGGTCAATGACTATGCCACTTACCAACCCGCTTTTGAACAGATGATCAATCGGTGGCGGTTGAACAACTGAGCTGAGCCTGACGGACGACACGCTTGTGTGTGCGGCCGCGATGGTCAGCTCATCTGAGGTG
This genomic interval from Blastocatellia bacterium contains the following:
- a CDS encoding TolC family protein produces the protein MLRARIVWMFIIIAVSRTIVPAQSPTSDAPRTASPATLDELVQEALERHPAIQAARRLVDAKRAMIAPAQTLPEPTITFQTMGELLPPVLQSGDPASARAVSIEQDIPFPGKLELKGRMASMEAEAEWWNYEQTRRAIIADVKLAYYDLYHIEESINVVEKNKELLQKFLQIADARYRVGQGNQQDLLKAQVEISKLIDRLTVLKQQHDITEARLNTLLYRPPGSHMAVTTHAHKAELRYTLEELYQLACRNFPELKAQEREIDRQHYAVQLARKQFYPDFSVGFTYFNRAATPEMYGLSVKAKIPLYFWRRQRPELDSAASTLAGAQKQRDNLLSLLYFRVKDAYLAATTSERLMQLYGHAVIPQATLSLESAVANYQVGKVDFLTLIDDLTTLLDYELKYHEALVEYQKALARLEVFVGLELTK
- a CDS encoding DUF1015 domain-containing protein; translated protein: MAKVFPFQAWRYNLTKVGDAAQVMTQPYDKISPEMQDRYYEHPYNLVRIILPKAYPDDDPRSNVYTRSLLTYRQWLAEGIFVQDEQPAFYVYYQHYRSPDGRERVRKGFIGLGQLEDYSAGIIYPHERTMMGPKLDRLKLLRLTRAHFESLFMLYRDPQHQIERLLDQHIEDKPALAVTDEYGVVHHLWAVTESSTLAQIQRLMDDKSLIIADGHHRYETALAYRNERREEGGTLGRWRSFHRAMMTFVNADSDGLTILPTHRVITSDVDFDLPRLLEFAKEHFTVEPVSSAEQLQSAMRNTSEQTVIGLYAAETNAFYLLRYLAQPGSLALLSDVSARQRHLDVSILHSLLLEHGLGIAPDDLAQRQLIRYVREFDVAIDMVKAGQGRACFFLRPTTIEQVCDVALAGEVLPQKSTDFYPKLLSGLTIYRID
- a CDS encoding M48 family metallopeptidase encodes the protein MANCTSPFAQRVTISLMVVLVMTSSVATQTKVKPGFNLFSVQQDVEFGREASKEIEKQVPILDDEIATRYISQLGMNLARKSTMPDLPWQFKLVNSSDVNAFALPGGFIYVNRGLIEAAETEGQLVGVLGHELAHVTLRHGTNQLSKAVLAQGGLAILGGSLGSGWGAVAARLGAEFVVGTLFLKFGRTAETQADIIGTQLMAAAGYDPSQMAKMFELLGRLRDKEPGRLEEFFSSHPNPGNRVKRVNDEIKKLPPVVNPIVTTNEFMQIRARLKAMPPAPKVMPGSTGAGRTPPPPSRELSGYRHPHGWYEIAYPSNWKVAEAENKQSVLFAPEGGVQQGGMIVYGAVVDLFEPQGSPRSLEEATEQLIANLRRTDSYLQVVSGSQRRQRINGIDTLLVVLEGRPPQQNYQERVTLVVRWLGRELIFLACVSPVNDYATYQPAFEQMINRWRLNN